A single window of Synechococcus sp. C9 DNA harbors:
- a CDS encoding DUF167 domain-containing protein yields MEIILQVHVKPNSRISSLEQMPDGNWLARLKSPPVDGKANAELLALVAKHFSCPKSAVTIKFGQSGRTKYLVINSPTA; encoded by the coding sequence ATGGAAATCATACTGCAAGTGCACGTGAAGCCAAATTCCCGTATCTCCTCCTTGGAGCAAATGCCTGACGGTAACTGGCTGGCACGGCTCAAATCCCCACCTGTAGATGGGAAAGCTAATGCTGAACTGCTTGCCTTGGTCGCAAAACACTTTAGTTGTCCCAAGTCTGCTGTGACGATTAAATTTGGGCAATCTGGGCGGACAAAGTATCTGGTTATTAACTCTCCAACAGCTTAA
- a CDS encoding transposase, producing the protein MLVLEFKLKGKKSQFALVDEALRTVQFVRNKALRFWMDGHGKSQYDLNKYCAVLAKEFEWAKKLNSQARQAAAERAWSAIARFFNNCRKAISGKKGYPKFQKDNRSVEYKTSGWKLSKDRTVLTFTDGFGIGSFKLLGSRDLNFYPIDQIKRVRVIRRADGYYCQFGILVERKVATEPTGKALGIDLGLKYFLAGSDGQTLQNPQYLRKSEQHIKRWQRQVSRKQKGSKNRIKARKRLAKKHLQVARQRRDFAVKTARALILSNDLIAYENLQVQNMVKNHVLAKSISDASWGIFVQWLGYFGQVFGKVVVPVPPQYTSQDCANCGQRVPKTLSTRTHTCPKCNYCECRDVNAARVILQKGLKLASEKYPRAVGNLTLGESLTATLSNENCLKQVISLNQESPHL; encoded by the coding sequence ATGCTAGTCCTAGAATTCAAGCTAAAAGGAAAAAAAAGCCAGTTCGCATTAGTGGACGAGGCGCTCCGAACCGTGCAGTTCGTGCGGAATAAAGCCTTGCGGTTTTGGATGGACGGACACGGCAAATCGCAATACGACCTAAACAAGTACTGTGCAGTCTTGGCAAAAGAGTTTGAGTGGGCAAAAAAGCTCAATTCTCAAGCACGACAAGCGGCGGCAGAACGGGCATGGTCAGCCATTGCGAGGTTCTTTAACAACTGCAGGAAAGCTATTTCTGGCAAAAAAGGATACCCCAAGTTCCAGAAAGACAATCGCTCGGTGGAGTACAAAACTTCCGGGTGGAAACTTTCAAAAGACAGGACTGTCCTTACCTTCACCGATGGATTTGGCATAGGTAGTTTCAAGCTCTTGGGTAGCCGGGACTTGAACTTCTATCCGATTGACCAAATCAAGCGGGTGAGAGTTATAAGACGGGCGGATGGGTATTACTGCCAGTTTGGCATTCTAGTTGAGCGTAAAGTGGCGACTGAACCGACAGGAAAGGCTTTGGGGATTGACCTGGGGCTTAAGTATTTCTTGGCTGGTTCAGATGGTCAAACGCTCCAAAATCCTCAATATTTGCGGAAGTCTGAGCAACACATCAAACGGTGGCAACGGCAAGTGTCCCGCAAGCAGAAGGGTTCAAAGAACCGTATCAAGGCGAGAAAAAGACTAGCCAAAAAACATTTGCAAGTAGCAAGGCAACGCAGAGATTTTGCAGTAAAGACTGCCAGAGCGTTAATCTTGTCTAACGACCTGATCGCCTATGAAAACTTGCAGGTGCAGAACATGGTCAAAAATCATGTGTTAGCTAAATCAATCTCTGATGCAAGCTGGGGGATATTTGTGCAATGGCTTGGCTATTTCGGTCAGGTATTTGGCAAGGTTGTTGTGCCAGTACCACCGCAATATACTAGCCAAGATTGTGCAAACTGTGGGCAGAGAGTGCCTAAGACCCTGAGTACCCGTACCCATACTTGTCCTAAGTGCAATTACTGCGAGTGTCGCGATGTTAATGCCGCCCGAGTAATCTTGCAAAAGGGATTGAAATTAGCCTCTGAAAAGTACCCACGGGCAGTGGGAAACTTAACGCTTGGGGAGAGCTTGACCGCTACTTTGAGCAATGAGAATTGCTTGAAGCAAGTCATCTCGCTGAACCAAGAATCCCCGCACCTTTAG
- a CDS encoding CHASE2 domain-containing serine/threonine-protein kinase has translation MKAQWWRAGLVVALVTLGVGWLDGLAVWTAGELWVYDRFLPWQPAATLERPLLLVTITPADLQGRERITDRELQALLETLLAARVAVVGVDVIRDVPVGGDRAAQKKLVQLVNRQANAPEGAVILTCFLPDATHKGVLPPPGLGDQAQVVGFADVLPDADRVVRRNLLAQSTGDASPSPSCQSRYSLGFLTALTYLAQQGYELTTTPQQALRIHRALIAPLPRDAGPYRDLDTAGYQVFLRYRPLSTLAETVTLTQVMQGRTGMPLRNRVVLVGYAQSAAKPVVTPLGPMPSVEFHTQGAGQILRVALGGERWLWWWPRWGQGLWLWVWSGVGAVVGWRARRRWPPELAWAPVVLLLSAWGASGLGGWVPLVAPGVAYLVTGMVIWWWLPRPLAVLRSRLTRPLPRAKTLDPKGRYGVQTCLGQDEWGWLYEATDQHVGKTVVVRVLKLTPSPQRREELRRTFVAQLERYVSLDNLHLIQILDFGLTKEGFPFYVREYLPGVSLRQRLRQQAQFSPTQAVYLIRQICKGLEPAHRHGWVHQDLKPDTIFLIPTGARPPFAELVKLLDFGLSQWIYESTADTVRAANSSSLPYTAPELFMETTATPSADIYSLGVLLYWMVSGHYPFPLNEGASFSQWSEAHCHQAPLPLSPPHPVELQPILRRCLDKDPSRRYPHAQALDQALEDWQNQWV, from the coding sequence GTGAAAGCCCAATGGTGGCGGGCGGGTCTGGTGGTGGCTTTGGTCACCCTGGGGGTGGGGTGGTTGGATGGCTTGGCGGTATGGACCGCTGGGGAATTGTGGGTCTATGACCGATTCCTCCCGTGGCAACCGGCGGCAACCCTGGAACGACCCCTCCTGCTGGTGACGATCACCCCGGCGGATTTACAGGGGCGGGAGCGGATCACGGACCGGGAGTTGCAGGCTCTGCTGGAAACATTGCTGGCGGCACGGGTGGCAGTGGTCGGCGTGGATGTGATCCGGGATGTGCCGGTGGGGGGGGATAGGGCGGCGCAAAAAAAATTGGTGCAGTTGGTGAACCGCCAGGCGAATGCCCCGGAGGGTGCGGTGATTTTGACCTGTTTTTTACCGGATGCAACCCACAAGGGGGTCTTGCCACCGCCGGGATTAGGGGATCAGGCGCAGGTGGTGGGGTTTGCGGATGTTCTGCCGGATGCGGACCGGGTGGTGCGGCGCAATTTACTCGCCCAATCCACGGGGGATGCCTCCCCCAGCCCCAGTTGCCAGTCCCGCTATTCCCTGGGTTTTTTAACCGCACTGACCTACCTCGCCCAGCAGGGGTACGAACTGACCACCACCCCCCAGCAAGCATTACGCATTCATCGTGCCCTGATTGCTCCCCTACCGAGGGATGCGGGGCCCTACCGGGATTTGGATACGGCGGGGTATCAGGTCTTTCTGCGCTATCGCCCCCTCTCGACCCTGGCGGAGACCGTGACCCTGACCCAGGTGATGCAGGGCCGGACGGGGATGCCGCTACGGAACCGGGTGGTGCTGGTGGGGTATGCCCAGTCGGCGGCCAAGCCGGTGGTCACCCCTTTGGGCCCCATGCCTTCGGTGGAATTTCACACCCAAGGGGCGGGGCAAATCCTGCGGGTGGCGCTGGGCGGGGAACGGTGGCTCTGGTGGTGGCCCCGGTGGGGGCAAGGGCTGTGGTTGTGGGTTTGGAGTGGGGTGGGGGCAGTAGTGGGTTGGCGGGCCCGGCGCCGCTGGCCCCCGGAACTGGCATGGGCACCAGTAGTTTTACTCCTGAGCGCCTGGGGAGCGAGTGGGCTGGGGGGGTGGGTACCCTTGGTGGCTCCCGGTGTGGCGTACCTGGTCACGGGAATGGTGATTTGGTGGTGGTTGCCCCGTCCCCTAGCTGTCCTGCGGTCGCGGCTGACCCGACCCCTGCCCCGAGCCAAGACCCTCGACCCGAAAGGCCGGTATGGGGTGCAAACTTGCCTGGGTCAAGATGAGTGGGGCTGGCTGTACGAAGCCACGGATCAACACGTGGGGAAGACGGTAGTTGTCCGGGTGCTCAAACTTACCCCCTCACCCCAACGGCGGGAAGAACTGCGGCGCACCTTTGTTGCCCAACTGGAACGCTACGTATCCTTAGATAATTTGCATCTGATCCAAATTTTGGATTTTGGGCTGACCAAGGAGGGATTTCCCTTTTATGTGCGGGAGTATTTACCGGGGGTGAGTCTGCGGCAACGCCTCCGCCAACAGGCACAATTTTCCCCCACCCAGGCGGTTTATCTGATCCGGCAAATCTGTAAAGGGTTAGAACCGGCCCACCGGCACGGTTGGGTGCATCAGGACTTGAAACCAGACACGATTTTTCTCATCCCTACGGGTGCCAGACCGCCCTTTGCCGAACTGGTGAAACTGCTGGATTTTGGCTTGAGCCAATGGATTTATGAAAGTACGGCGGACACGGTCAGGGCGGCCAACAGCAGTAGTCTCCCCTACACTGCCCCGGAATTATTCATGGAGACGACCGCCACCCCTAGTGCCGACATTTATAGTTTGGGCGTTTTACTTTATTGGATGGTCAGCGGCCACTATCCCTTCCCATTGAATGAGGGGGCATCCTTTTCCCAATGGTCGGAGGCGCACTGCCACCAAGCCCCTCTGCCCCTATCTCCCCCCCATCCCGTCGAACTCCAGCCGATCCTCCGCCGTTGTCTGGACAAGGACCCAAGCCGCCGTTACCCCCATGCCCAAGCCCTGGATCAAGCCCTGGAAGATTGGCAAAATCAATGGGTGTAA
- the ubiG gene encoding bifunctional 2-polyprenyl-6-hydroxyphenol methylase/3-demethylubiquinol 3-O-methyltransferase UbiG, which translates to MVIRNDLDYYDRHADQWWQPGGTLNLLQHLNPGRFQFFDQYVPDWRGLKVLDVGCGGGLTCEFLAQRGAIVSGVDPSPRSLATAREHAQTQGLTIEYREGTGEALPFGDQQFQAVVCVDVLEHVQEVGQVVRECGRVLQPGGLFLFDTINRTWKSKILMIWLMEDILQQIPQGIHDWEKFITPAELTAFLTQNGFGDITCRGFDLTDGGNLKTLVSLLLSGLQSDATRRALKVQINDDTDVIYIGKAVKMAV; encoded by the coding sequence ATGGTGATCCGCAACGACCTGGACTACTACGACCGGCACGCCGACCAATGGTGGCAACCGGGGGGTACCCTTAACCTGTTGCAACACCTTAACCCCGGTCGGTTCCAATTTTTTGACCAGTACGTGCCCGACTGGCGGGGGCTGAAGGTCTTAGATGTGGGCTGTGGGGGCGGCTTGACCTGCGAATTTCTTGCCCAACGGGGAGCCATTGTCTCTGGCGTGGACCCCTCCCCCCGCTCCCTCGCCACCGCCCGGGAACACGCCCAAACCCAGGGGCTGACCATTGAGTACCGGGAAGGCACCGGCGAAGCCCTCCCCTTTGGGGACCAGCAGTTTCAGGCGGTGGTCTGCGTGGATGTGCTGGAACACGTGCAAGAGGTGGGGCAGGTGGTGCGGGAATGCGGGCGAGTATTGCAACCGGGGGGGCTGTTTTTATTTGATACGATTAACCGCACCTGGAAATCCAAAATCCTGATGATTTGGCTGATGGAAGACATTTTACAGCAAATTCCCCAGGGGATTCACGATTGGGAAAAATTCATTACCCCCGCTGAACTCACTGCTTTTTTAACCCAGAATGGTTTCGGGGACATCACCTGCCGGGGCTTCGACCTCACGGATGGCGGCAATCTAAAAACTTTGGTTTCCCTTTTGTTATCTGGGCTACAAAGTGATGCAACCCGCAGGGCGTTAAAAGTACAAATTAATGACGATACGGACGTGATTTATATTGGCAAAGCGGTAAAAATGGCGGTTTAG
- a CDS encoding alpha-D-glucose phosphate-specific phosphoglucomutase, producing the protein MNIHTIVTQPFAGQKPGTSGLRKPTKTFQQRNYLENFIQSIFHTLPERQGATLVLGGDGRFYNRTAIQIILKMCAANGFGKVLVGQGGILSTPAASCLIRKYQAIGGIILSASHNPGGPEADFGVKFNTSNGGPAPEKVTTAIYEYTQRIQSYQILEAGDIDLNKLGVTQLGTMQVEVIDSVADYAQLMQGLFDFDRLRELLTNGQFRLCFDAMHAVTGPYAQRILEEMLGAPAGTVIHGVPLEDFGGGHPDPNLVYAHELVGICFQDTGPDFGAASDGDGDRNMILGRNFFVSPSDSLAVLTAYAQMVPGYREGLVGVARSMPTSQAADRVAAKLGIRCYETPTGWKFFGNLLDANQVTLCGEESFGTGSNHVREKDGLWAVLFWLNILAVTQKSVAELVTQHWQNYGRNYYSRHDYEGVDSERAERMMQTLRDQLSSLPQQKLGNYTVQYADDFRYEDPIDGSISEHQGIRIGFTDGSRLIYRLSGTGTHGATVRVYMERYEPDVDQQGLDAQVALAELIQIADQVAGLRETTGMEQPTVIT; encoded by the coding sequence ATGAACATTCATACGATTGTGACCCAACCCTTTGCGGGGCAAAAACCGGGGACTTCCGGGTTACGCAAGCCCACCAAAACCTTTCAACAACGGAACTATTTGGAGAATTTTATCCAGTCTATTTTTCATACCTTGCCGGAACGCCAGGGAGCCACTTTGGTCTTAGGGGGAGATGGGCGTTTTTATAACCGCACGGCAATTCAAATTATCCTGAAAATGTGTGCCGCCAATGGGTTTGGTAAGGTTCTCGTGGGTCAGGGGGGGATTTTATCTACGCCAGCGGCTTCCTGTTTGATTCGCAAATACCAAGCGATTGGGGGAATTATTCTGTCCGCCAGTCACAATCCGGGGGGGCCGGAGGCGGATTTTGGGGTGAAATTTAACACCAGTAATGGGGGACCAGCCCCGGAAAAAGTCACCACTGCCATTTATGAATATACCCAACGGATTCAGTCTTACCAAATTTTAGAAGCGGGGGATATTGACCTGAATAAATTGGGGGTCACACAGTTGGGAACCATGCAGGTGGAGGTGATTGATTCAGTTGCCGATTATGCCCAGTTGATGCAGGGATTATTTGATTTTGACCGACTGCGGGAGTTATTAACTAACGGTCAATTTCGCCTCTGTTTTGATGCCATGCACGCCGTCACGGGCCCCTATGCCCAACGCATTTTGGAGGAGATGTTGGGGGCACCGGCGGGAACCGTAATTCATGGGGTGCCTTTGGAGGATTTTGGCGGCGGCCATCCCGACCCGAATTTGGTTTATGCCCACGAACTGGTGGGGATTTGTTTTCAAGATACGGGCCCGGATTTTGGGGCGGCTTCCGATGGGGATGGGGACCGGAATATGATTTTGGGGCGCAACTTTTTTGTCAGTCCCAGTGATAGTTTGGCGGTGTTAACGGCTTATGCCCAAATGGTGCCGGGGTATCGAGAGGGTTTGGTGGGGGTCGCCCGTTCCATGCCCACCAGTCAAGCGGCGGATCGGGTGGCGGCAAAATTGGGTATCCGTTGCTATGAAACCCCGACGGGCTGGAAGTTTTTTGGGAATTTACTGGATGCCAATCAGGTCACCCTCTGCGGGGAAGAAAGTTTTGGCACGGGGTCCAATCATGTGCGGGAAAAAGATGGATTGTGGGCGGTTTTGTTTTGGTTAAATATCCTCGCAGTCACCCAAAAATCCGTCGCTGAATTGGTAACCCAGCACTGGCAAAACTATGGGCGTAATTATTATTCCCGCCATGACTATGAGGGGGTGGATAGTGAACGAGCCGAGCGCATGATGCAAACCTTGCGGGATCAGTTATCCAGTTTGCCGCAACAGAAACTGGGGAATTACACAGTGCAATATGCGGATGATTTTCGCTACGAAGACCCGATTGATGGCAGTATTAGCGAACACCAGGGGATACGGATTGGGTTTACGGACGGTTCACGGCTGATTTACCGCCTATCGGGGACGGGAACCCACGGGGCGACGGTGCGGGTGTACATGGAGCGGTATGAACCGGATGTGGACCAACAGGGGTTGGATGCTCAGGTGGCGCTGGCGGAGTTGATTCAGATTGCGGATCAGGTGGCGGGTTTACGGGAAACAACGGGCATGGAGCAACCGACGGTGATTACATGA
- a CDS encoding 2-hydroxyacid dehydrogenase, translating into MKVAVFSSKSYDKTFLNAANEAVGHELVYYDSKLDASTAPLVGNAPAVCVFVNDVLDRATLEILHQCGVKLIALRCTGFNNVDLQAAGELGLTVVRVTAYSPYSVAEHAVGLILCLSRKYHRAFNRVREGNFSLDGLLGFDLHARTVGIIGTGKIGMVLAEILQGFGCRLLGYDAYPNPNFPKFNRAEYVTLDELYAQADIISLHCPLLPETHHLINASALEKMKPGVILINVSRGALIDTEAMIEGLKSQKIGALGLDVYEEEEDLFFQDLSFKIIQDDIFQRLLTFPNVLVTGHQAFFTQEALTDIATTTISNISDFAAGRPCPHEIRYTPKS; encoded by the coding sequence ATGAAAGTGGCGGTATTTAGTAGTAAATCCTACGACAAAACGTTCCTCAATGCGGCCAACGAGGCGGTGGGGCATGAGTTGGTATATTACGACTCTAAATTAGATGCCAGTACGGCACCTTTGGTGGGAAATGCCCCGGCGGTGTGCGTGTTTGTGAATGATGTTTTGGATCGAGCTACGTTAGAAATTCTCCACCAATGCGGGGTAAAATTAATCGCCCTGCGGTGTACGGGATTTAACAACGTAGATTTACAAGCCGCTGGGGAATTGGGGTTAACGGTGGTGCGGGTGACGGCCTATTCTCCCTACTCGGTGGCGGAACACGCCGTGGGTTTGATTTTATGTTTGAGTCGCAAATATCATCGGGCTTTTAACCGGGTACGGGAGGGGAATTTTTCCCTGGATGGGTTGTTGGGTTTTGACCTGCACGCCCGCACGGTAGGGATCATTGGCACGGGCAAAATTGGCATGGTCTTGGCGGAAATTTTACAGGGATTTGGCTGTCGGTTGTTGGGGTATGATGCCTATCCGAATCCCAATTTTCCGAAGTTTAACCGGGCGGAATACGTTACCTTGGATGAACTTTATGCCCAGGCGGATATTATTTCGCTCCACTGCCCATTGCTCCCGGAAACCCATCACTTGATCAATGCTTCTGCCCTGGAAAAAATGAAACCGGGGGTGATTTTAATCAATGTGAGTCGGGGGGCTTTAATTGATACGGAGGCGATGATTGAGGGGTTAAAATCCCAAAAAATTGGGGCTTTGGGGTTGGATGTCTATGAGGAGGAAGAGGACTTATTTTTCCAAGATTTATCCTTCAAAATTATCCAGGATGATATATTTCAACGTTTGCTGACGTTTCCCAATGTTTTGGTCACGGGGCATCAGGCGTTTTTTACCCAGGAAGCCCTCACGGATATTGCTACAACAACCATTAGTAATATCAGCGATTTTGCGGCGGGTCGCCCTTGCCCCCACGAGATTCGTTACACGCCCAAATCCTAA
- a CDS encoding phosphoketolase family protein, whose protein sequence is MVATPTKPEVGNLSAFGPARATITGTPLSPEELHQMDAYWRASNYLAVGMIYLQDNPLLRQPLHSDHIKNRLLGHWGASPGIAFVYTHLNRIIKKFDQDMLYMVGPGHGAPGFLAPCYLEGSYSEFYPNCSLDEAGMKRFFKQFSFPGGIGSHCTPETPGSIHEGGELGYSISHAYGAAFDNPNLIVVALAGDGEAETGPLATSWHSNKFINPIRDGAVLPILHLNGYKINNPTVLARVSHEELEALFRGYGYTPYFVEGSDPESMHQAMAATMDHCITEIHRIQTEARSTGNVTRPRWPMIVLRTPKGWTCPAYVDGKKIEGFWRAHQVPMGGMKNNPEHLRILEAWMRSYKPEELFDDHGAPKPEVMAAAPTGTKRLGSTPYANGGLLRRDLRMPDFRDPKYAIHFDKPGTIEAMNTKPLGVFLRDVMARNMTNFRVFGPDENTSNKLDAIYEVSKKFWIAEYFPEDADGGELSTDGRVMEYLSEHTLEGWLEGYLLTGRHGFFSTYEAFVHVIDSMFNQHAKWLDICHDIAWRQSISSLNLLITSTVWRQDHNGFTHQDPGFLDVVVNKSSRVTRIYLPPDVNSLLSCADHCLRSKDYVNVIVSDKQMHLQYMNMDDAIRHCTKGLGIWDWASNDQGSEPDVVMVGCGDIPTQEALAATDLLRREFPDLKIRFINVVDLFRLQPDTEHPHGMSDHDFDSLFTLDKPIIFNFHGYPWLIHRLAYRRHNHNNMHVRGYKEEGNINTPMELAIANNIDRFTLAMDVINRVPKLKVAGAHAKEKFLNMQIDCRNYAYKYGVDIPEVVNWRWPY, encoded by the coding sequence ATGGTAGCGACACCGACGAAGCCAGAAGTGGGGAATCTCAGTGCCTTTGGGCCTGCCCGCGCCACGATCACGGGTACGCCTTTGTCCCCCGAGGAACTGCACCAGATGGATGCCTATTGGCGGGCATCGAACTATTTGGCGGTGGGGATGATTTATTTACAGGACAATCCCCTCCTGCGGCAACCCCTGCATAGTGACCATATTAAAAATCGCCTGTTGGGTCACTGGGGGGCGAGTCCGGGGATTGCGTTTGTCTATACGCACCTGAACCGGATCATCAAAAAATTTGACCAGGATATGCTCTACATGGTCGGGCCGGGGCATGGGGCACCGGGATTTCTTGCCCCCTGTTACCTGGAGGGGAGCTACAGCGAGTTCTACCCTAATTGCAGTTTGGATGAGGCGGGGATGAAGCGGTTTTTCAAACAGTTTTCCTTCCCGGGCGGTATTGGCAGTCACTGTACGCCGGAAACCCCCGGTTCCATCCATGAGGGGGGGGAGTTGGGCTATTCCATTTCCCATGCCTACGGGGCGGCTTTTGACAACCCGAACCTGATTGTGGTGGCGCTGGCTGGGGATGGGGAGGCGGAAACGGGGCCTCTGGCAACCTCCTGGCACAGCAATAAATTTATCAATCCGATCCGGGACGGGGCGGTACTGCCCATCCTGCACCTGAATGGGTACAAAATTAACAACCCGACGGTCTTGGCGCGGGTCAGCCATGAGGAACTGGAAGCCCTGTTCCGGGGCTATGGTTATACGCCCTACTTTGTGGAAGGCTCCGACCCGGAAAGTATGCACCAGGCGATGGCGGCCACGATGGATCACTGTATTACGGAGATTCACCGGATTCAAACCGAAGCCCGTTCGACCGGCAATGTGACCCGCCCCCGCTGGCCGATGATTGTCCTGCGTACCCCCAAGGGCTGGACCTGTCCTGCCTATGTGGATGGCAAAAAAATCGAGGGGTTTTGGCGGGCGCACCAGGTGCCGATGGGGGGGATGAAAAATAACCCGGAGCATTTACGCATCTTAGAAGCATGGATGCGGAGCTACAAACCGGAGGAACTGTTTGATGACCACGGGGCACCCAAACCGGAGGTGATGGCGGCGGCTCCCACGGGCACCAAACGCCTGGGTTCGACCCCCTATGCCAACGGCGGGCTGTTGCGGCGGGATTTGCGGATGCCGGATTTCCGTGACCCGAAATATGCCATCCACTTTGACAAACCGGGCACCATCGAGGCGATGAACACCAAGCCCCTGGGGGTGTTTCTGCGGGATGTGATGGCTCGCAATATGACCAATTTCCGGGTGTTTGGCCCTGATGAAAATACCTCGAATAAGCTGGATGCGATTTATGAGGTGAGTAAAAAGTTCTGGATTGCCGAATATTTCCCGGAGGATGCGGATGGGGGCGAGTTGTCCACCGACGGGCGGGTGATGGAATACCTGAGCGAACATACCTTAGAGGGGTGGTTGGAAGGGTATTTGTTGACCGGGCGGCATGGGTTTTTCTCCACCTACGAGGCGTTTGTCCATGTGATTGATTCCATGTTCAACCAACACGCCAAATGGTTGGATATTTGCCATGACATTGCTTGGCGGCAGTCCATTTCTTCGTTGAATTTGTTGATCACTTCTACGGTTTGGCGGCAGGATCACAATGGGTTTACCCACCAGGACCCCGGCTTCCTAGACGTGGTGGTGAATAAGAGTTCCCGGGTCACCCGGATTTATTTGCCCCCGGATGTGAATTCCCTGCTTTCCTGTGCGGATCACTGCCTGCGGAGCAAGGATTACGTGAATGTGATCGTGTCCGATAAGCAAATGCACCTGCAATATATGAATATGGACGATGCCATTCGGCACTGTACCAAGGGGCTGGGCATTTGGGATTGGGCCAGCAATGACCAGGGCAGTGAACCGGATGTGGTGATGGTGGGGTGCGGGGATATTCCCACCCAGGAAGCCTTGGCTGCGACCGATCTGCTGCGCCGGGAGTTTCCCGATTTGAAAATCCGGTTTATCAATGTGGTGGACTTGTTCCGGCTACAACCGGATACGGAGCATCCCCACGGCATGAGCGACCATGATTTTGACAGTTTATTCACCCTGGATAAGCCGATCATTTTCAATTTCCACGGCTATCCCTGGTTGATTCACCGCTTAGCCTATCGGCGGCATAACCACAACAATATGCACGTGCGGGGCTACAAAGAAGAGGGGAATATCAACACGCCGATGGAGTTGGCGATTGCCAATAATATTGACCGGTTTACCCTGGCGATGGATGTGATCAATCGGGTGCCCAAACTCAAGGTGGCGGGTGCCCATGCGAAGGAGAAATTCCTGAATATGCAGATTGATTGCCGCAACTATGCCTACAAATACGGGGTGGATATTCCCGAGGTTGTAAATTGGCGCTGGCCTTACTAG
- a CDS encoding substrate-binding domain-containing protein: MTSKVPRKHLRRRTVLSLGFLAVGLAAGLAPLPGESRTLVVVAGTELQQALTALKSGFEQSQPGVRLELRFRGSQALANDYLDDRYQDVTPTILIPASGEILQRLAQDWRARYGDEPFYSPPQPIAKTFLVGIAWPERGRVLFPQGRFEWERVVQAMRAGQWSALGAPASWGSFDFRMTDPLRSNSGQLTLFLWAGAVLGTPATADNLNTEAINQLFRLIKRSVYQPPNSTDTLLEAFISQGVNEGDVAVVYESIALSRWPQARVSQPQGYQIYYLSPTVETVSTAAVVRRNVPPALARTAQQFLDFLRAPDQQKILVQQGFRPVVDLDLTTVAGSPFSQGIPGVAVSPPVELLPAPPSAVLQEIQKQWQRATVG, from the coding sequence ATGACTTCCAAGGTGCCCCGAAAACATTTGCGTCGCCGGACGGTGCTCTCCCTGGGGTTCCTGGCGGTGGGGCTGGCGGCGGGTTTGGCACCTCTGCCGGGGGAATCCCGTACCCTGGTGGTGGTGGCGGGGACGGAACTGCAACAGGCGCTGACGGCTTTGAAATCCGGGTTTGAACAAAGCCAACCGGGGGTGCGGCTGGAACTGCGGTTCCGGGGTTCCCAAGCCCTGGCGAATGATTACCTGGATGACCGCTATCAGGACGTGACCCCGACGATTTTGATCCCGGCGAGTGGGGAAATTTTGCAACGGTTGGCGCAGGATTGGCGCGCTCGCTACGGGGATGAACCGTTTTATAGTCCCCCCCAGCCGATTGCCAAGACCTTTTTGGTGGGGATTGCCTGGCCGGAACGGGGTCGGGTGCTGTTTCCCCAGGGGCGGTTTGAGTGGGAACGGGTAGTGCAGGCGATGCGGGCGGGGCAGTGGTCTGCCTTGGGGGCACCGGCCAGTTGGGGGAGTTTTGATTTCCGCATGACCGACCCGTTGCGCTCCAACAGCGGGCAATTGACCCTATTCCTCTGGGCGGGGGCGGTGCTGGGGACACCAGCCACAGCGGATAACCTGAACACGGAGGCGATCAATCAGTTATTCAGGTTGATCAAGCGCTCCGTGTATCAGCCGCCCAACTCCACGGATACCCTACTGGAGGCATTCATCTCCCAGGGGGTGAATGAGGGGGATGTGGCGGTGGTGTATGAGAGTATTGCCCTGAGCCGTTGGCCCCAGGCGCGGGTCTCCCAGCCCCAGGGGTATCAGATTTACTACCTGAGTCCTACGGTGGAAACCGTGTCCACGGCGGCAGTCGTCCGGCGCAATGTCCCCCCAGCGTTAGCCCGCACGGCCCAACAATTCCTGGACTTTTTGCGGGCACCGGATCAGCAGAAAATCCTGGTGCAACAGGGGTTTCGACCGGTAGTGGACTTGGATTTAACCACGGTGGCGGGGAGTCCTTTCAGCCAGGGGATTCCGGGCGTAGCGGTGTCCCCCCCGGTGGAGCTTTTACCCGCCCCCCCTTCAGCGGTTTTGCAAGAAATTCAAAAACAATGGCAACGGGCGACAGTGGGTTAG